The Clupea harengus chromosome 5, Ch_v2.0.2, whole genome shotgun sequence genomic sequence AAACACTCGAAAGTGACACCAAACTGCTTGTTGAGCGCCTCAAACACTGGAACAGGAAGAGCCCCCTGCAGACCAGTGCCTTCATTCACACCAGAGCCAAACATCACCTGCAACAAGACAATCCCATGTGGAGTTTCACGTGTAAGGTCATTTAATTCAGGTGACATTTTCTGACTAAAATGACCATGCAACTGGCCTCTTCTGTTGCAATTATCAGATGAATAAGTTAACAAAGGAGGTATAACAGTATTACTATGAAAGACTGAAAAAGGGTGGGTGCTGGTTACCTGGTATCTCTTTATAAGGCACCACACACGCGACAGGAACTTCTCAAACCTCGGGTCATCAATACAGCTGTACCGATAAAGAAGCTCCTAATAGAGGAACCACAAAATAACCACAAAGACATTATGGTTACATCACCTCTAATAACGAATGCATGCATTTAATCCGACATGAAGTCGAGCCAAACCCCTGTACCTCGTTCTTTGCCCATTTCAGGGGTCATCCTTACCAGTTTGCTGAAGTAGCTGCGGTTGACTTTCACCATTTCGCCCTTGAAGCGTAGGCAGGCGACGTCGTTCTCAAAGTGCAGCTCTACGCGGGGCTGGGGCGGCGAGGCGAGGTTCAACCTGATGGGGTAGCAGTAGACCAGTCGGTCCTGCACGTCTGGAGTCTCTGCACCGTCCACTAGAGAGGGGGCAGAGCAGTGGGCCAAGCATGAGTGAGCGAGTCCACACTTGGGATCTGACCCGCTTAGGGACTGACTGTGTGCCCCTAAAACTGAACTGTTCTGGAGCACAAAGCCCATGGTGTATTCGGTGGAGGTGTATTTCCCAGGCATGACCAGTACCAGTGCTGGGCATATCCACAACGGCCAAGTGCACTATCAGCTTTGGTTGTGTATTATGTATTAGATGACCTGATGCAAACGTAAATGTGTAAAAGGAAATGCAAACGCTTTTGTAAAACCGACAACAAATTGTTTTTAAATCACCGACAGTATTCAAAGCCTGGTGATACTATCTCCCACTAAAAAGGGACTCACAAACATCATCACTGCTATGCCATTGTACTTTAGGTAACAACTTTAATCCCTGAGGCTACAGACATGATGTACAGAATTTCACTAATAAAGTAAAGGGTTTATTGTGGTCAGACACAGCTACTGTATGTCCGAACCATTCTACATAGGGAGAGTGCCATGGCCAAGCTCCAGAGTGTTTGTACAGACCTGTGATGTTGCAGTCTTTGAGGAGGTTGAGGTGAATCTGGCGCAGGCGCCGCACATACTCTGCCGAGATGTGATAGATCTTGGTGCAGATCCCCTCCACAGAGTCCTTGGCGACGGCCGTCACATGGGGCCCACACTGTTTCCGTAAGTGATCAAGGCGGTCCTGAAAGAAAGAGATTAAGATAGTTTCTTTAATACAGAGATATTAATACAGTTTACCTTTAAAGATTTAGTGGTATAGTACACATATATACTTAGTATGTATGCATATAACTACGGTAAAAAGGTCATGCTTGAGATACCATGTAGTCGTCTTTGCTTGCCGACATGTCTCTCCTTAGCCAGTTCATGGTGTCCTCCACATTCCATTTCACCACTTTCCTGCTCTCTGGTGTGGCATTCCTGTTGCAACAACCATGTTAGAAAAGTAGAagtcaaacatacagtatatgaaggTCATACATtactcagaaaaaaaagaatgtgactTCAGTATAACAACAGGACAGTGCATTTTTTTATATGTATTCATTAACAGAGGGCTACTTTTCAAGTGCATATTATACATCAAGTGGTGTGTCAAGACACAGCCAAGACACTATATTTCACACTAGAAGACTGACCAGCCAGTTAAATATGTCTTTCAACATGACAGGCCAGCAGCACCTTTTGTGCCAAGCTGGCAAAATTGCACGCATTACCACGGTGTCCAGTTACCGTGACGCTGAGCACCAAGTGAATATGAGAGCTGGAAAAAAACTCCACTGTGGGGTTCCCACATTTTCATGACTTTCCAGAATTCCACTACAACAATCAGCTGACTACAACTTAAAATAATTCCCAGTTAATTTGCACTGTTAATGTACCTTGAGTCGATCATTTTCTTCGCAGCTTCAGCGTACTTGAACAGGAGCTTCCGGGCTTCTTCTTTGTATTTAATGCGAGCTAGCCTGTCGACCACACCAGAGAGACACTTAGAAGGGTACAGATAGATCTTACCTGTCTTGAGAGTTGTGTTTGGTTACATATTTACTACGACACACAACTTCACTTCAACACGCTTCTGTCACATTACAAAGCAAACACAGCTTTGTAAGCAAAAACACAGCATGAAGCAGACAAGACGAGGACTAAATATGGCCGGAtaccatgtgtatgtgtgtgagtgtgtgcgtgagtgtccCCATGTACCACTGTCCTGGCTAACCTCTTCTCTGTTTGTGGTTTTAGGTAATTTTGACACTTTCTGAGTTCTGATGCATTCCACATGTTTATGGAATGAAGGTGTTTCAGCATTTTATCATTAATTGTTGTCATCATGATAGTTTAATTCAAGAGGCCGGTGTCAGTGTGTCCTCTTGGTGCCACATTCTCTATGTTTTCTTAGAGGAGACAGGTCTTGCAacgtttgtttttctcttttctctgttttgagGGAATTGTTTGTCTAATGATCGTGTTTTATCCCCTCACCAAAGAGATGCCACCATAATGACATACTGCTCATGCTTAGTCCTATTAATGATCCAAGGGTCTCAGAGTTGCTTGTCTGCTTCTCTTGCTCTTATACTTGCTCTTTTTGCTCTGCGGTACCTTGTCTTTGCTTTAAGGAAGATTCTATTACCCTTAGATTaatttatctttatctttctgGTACGTCTGTAATGCTAACCGGTTGATTGTTTATTTGAAAATGTTAaaggaaatacattttttatttaaaccaATGGAATGCAGATCATATGGTCTAACCCATGGATTTGTCTGGTTGACTACTGTGAAGAGTATTAACTGGGGAACTGGTACATCAGGATCATCGTCTTGCCCCATCAGCCAAGAAGTTTCTATGACAGATGAATCAGACCTACGCAGAGACGGAGGGTGCTCACCTGATGGGAATGTCGTTCATGATTTCCCGGAACATGGACGGCGAGATGATTGGGTCACACTCACTAGGCAGCAGGGGATCGACACCTTTGTCCGCCACCTTCCGTTCTAACATCCATCGATTGAAAGACTCACGGGGAGGCTCGATACCTGTGACAAACGTAAGACTTCATCAGAATCCCCAACTTCtgcctttttttaaaaaaaaaaacaaggaaccTTTTCTTATGGACAAGAGTTGAGAACAAGCAGTTGAGCAGTCATCTCCTTATACACTGCATCATCTACATGAGCATGCTATAACTAGCATTTATGTTGCTGTTATGTTGCAATGTTGCCAATTATAAATCTAGACAATTGATCCCTCAAAATTCCAGAACagtcaaactgttttttttttttaattgtttttgatGACTTGCCATTTGTTCTGTATCTCACCAGAACCATTTCAATTCCAGTACACAACTGAGTAAATAAGCAATGACAAAGTTCActgcttttaaaaatgtatgcaTTTAGGTTTCAGCATTACATATTGTCTGGCAGAATTATTCCATTACATCACAACAAGTGGTCAGATTACAAACTCCTTTTTTTGTACAAGCATATCTGATTAACATAACAGGGAGAAAAGAGTGAGCGTATGCACCTTCCCGCTGGGAGCAGAGCTCGTGGTAGTGCTGCCGAAGCTTGGTGGTGAGCGTGGCACGCTGCATCTCAATCTCCGGATGGGGTGGCAGGTAGTCGGCCGGGGCTCGCTCTCGGATCACTGCATTGGTCTGGATATCCAGGTCCCAGTACACTCTGCACAAAGACACCATACTGTTATAAATTGCTAGAGAGTTCCTTCTGCACTCCAGTTACACATTACACAGACCACTTCTGACCAATTAAGCCTTTGAGGGATGTTGACTTATGAAAATGTCTGAGGTATATTCTACTAAACAGGTTTGGCATTTGAATGGCTAGGGGGTGGTGCTACTGCAAAGGGGGAGCGGCTGAAGTGGTGGTGGTACTTACACAGAAGGACGGTATGGGgtgggagctggagctggggcagGTGCAGGGGCTGGGGCAGGTGCAGTTccaggtgcaggtgcaggcaCAAGCGCAGGAGTGGGAGTAGTTGTAGCAGGTTGTGCCTGCTTGTCCTCTGAAGAGGAGTGCCATGGTTTGGCACCTGGGGTGCTGGGTGGTATGGGAATTGTAGGTGTGGTTGGAGTTGGAGGGATGTCCACCTAAAAatcatgaaaagaaaaacaaatatatatatatatatatatatttttttaaagacaacACTGTTTCATTCATACTGTTGGCTTTCACAAGATTTAGGTGCAGCACtgaatcaaaaaaaaaaaaaaacaacaaccacgGAACAACCTAATGCTGAGCCTCACCCTGGGCCGCTTGAAGCTGTTCGGACCCCCCACAGCAGCCTCCTCTGAAGGGCGTCTCTTGCGCTGGCCGTTACCCATGCTTGCATCGCCGGCCCCTCCAGCACCACCTGGCGCCTCTTCAGAGGCTGGGGCCGCATTCAAACCCAGGGGGTCAGACTACAAAGGCAGAAATAAACAATTAAGTCCTCCATGAGGCCTGTCTGTACACATCagtataaaacattaaaatgtaggTCA encodes the following:
- the pcif1 gene encoding mRNA (2'-O-methyladenosine-N(6)-)-methyltransferase, whose product is MTSENHNTVKGESAVVMSPTGSSTQGPPLLPSTSKPTQELPDELIQAGWSKCWSKRENRPYYFNRFTNQSLWEVPVLGQHDVISDPLGLNAAPASEEAPGGAGGAGDASMGNGQRKRRPSEEAAVGGPNSFKRPRVDIPPTPTTPTIPIPPSTPGAKPWHSSSEDKQAQPATTTPTPALVPAPAPGTAPAPAPAPAPAPAPTPYRPSVVYWDLDIQTNAVIRERAPADYLPPHPEIEMQRATLTTKLRQHYHELCSQREGIEPPRESFNRWMLERKVADKGVDPLLPSECDPIISPSMFREIMNDIPIRLARIKYKEEARKLLFKYAEAAKKMIDSRNATPESRKVVKWNVEDTMNWLRRDMSASKDDYMDRLDHLRKQCGPHVTAVAKDSVEGICTKIYHISAEYVRRLRQIHLNLLKDCNITVDGAETPDVQDRLVYCYPIRLNLASPPQPRVELHFENDVACLRFKGEMVKVNRSYFSKLELLYRYSCIDDPRFEKFLSRVWCLIKRYQVMFGSGVNEGTGLQGALPVPVFEALNKQFGVTFECFASPLNSYFKQFCSAFPDIDGFFGSRGPFLSFTPASGSFEANPPFCEELMDAMVKHFEDLLERSSEPLSFIIFVPEWRDPPTPALTRMEASQFRRHQINVPAFEHEYRSGSQHICKKDEMCYKAVHGTAVLFLQNAAGFAKWEPTAERIQELMSAYQVSTRPLASPGTPSSSSSSGGGSGDKDSKAGPERSVSLDTIPGSQENCSPAEKTTPDAASV